The Muricauda sp. SCSIO 65647 genome includes a region encoding these proteins:
- a CDS encoding glycoside hydrolase family 130 protein has product MLPWQDRPSGHTEVLWRHTDNPIIQRDAIPTSNSIFNSAVVPFEEGFAGVFRCDNKAVQMNIFAGFSEDGLHWNIDHQPIAFKAGNTQMIASDYKYDPRVTFIEDRYWITWCNGYHGPTIGIGYTYDFKDFFQCENAFLPFNRNGVLFPEKINGKYAMLSRPSDNGHTPFGDIYVSYSPDMKYWGEHRCVMKATAFVDSAWQCTKIGAGPIPILVDEGWLMFYHGVINTCNGFRYAMGAAILDKDRPDQVKYRTQPYLLTPQTQYECVGDVPNVVFPCAALHSIDEDKVAIYYGAADTVVGLAYGRLSEIVRFTIENSL; this is encoded by the coding sequence ATGTTACCATGGCAAGACAGGCCCTCAGGGCATACCGAAGTACTTTGGAGGCATACTGACAACCCAATCATTCAACGAGATGCGATACCCACATCGAACAGTATATTCAACAGTGCGGTGGTACCATTTGAAGAGGGTTTTGCAGGGGTCTTCAGATGCGACAACAAAGCGGTGCAGATGAACATTTTTGCCGGTTTCAGCGAAGATGGCCTTCACTGGAACATCGACCATCAACCCATAGCGTTCAAGGCGGGAAACACACAGATGATAGCCTCTGACTATAAATATGATCCACGGGTCACGTTTATCGAAGACCGCTATTGGATCACATGGTGCAATGGGTATCACGGCCCAACAATAGGTATCGGTTATACCTACGACTTCAAGGATTTTTTTCAATGTGAGAACGCTTTTTTGCCCTTTAATAGAAACGGGGTGCTCTTTCCTGAAAAAATCAATGGCAAATACGCTATGTTGAGCCGCCCAAGCGACAATGGCCATACCCCTTTTGGGGATATCTATGTAAGTTACAGCCCTGATATGAAATATTGGGGCGAACATCGATGCGTGATGAAGGCCACTGCGTTTGTCGATAGTGCATGGCAGTGTACAAAAATAGGGGCAGGCCCTATACCTATTTTGGTCGATGAGGGCTGGTTGATGTTCTATCACGGGGTCATCAATACCTGCAATGGCTTTCGATACGCCATGGGTGCGGCAATTTTGGATAAAGATCGACCCGATCAGGTGAAATACAGAACACAGCCCTATCTACTGACTCCGCAGACCCAATATGAATGTGTAGGTGATGTGCCCAATGTGGTTTTTCCGTGTGCGGCACTGCATTCCATAGATGAAGACAAAGTGGCCATTTATTACGGTGCGGCCGATACAGTGGTGGGTTTGGCCTATGGCCGATTGTCAGAGATTGTGCGGTTTACGATTGAGAACAGCTTGTGA
- a CDS encoding GH92 family glycosyl hydrolase: protein MRLYSFLLLILVLVIGCVTPAEKEALDEKLTRYVNPFIGTDGPGNTYPGATMPYGMVQLSPDIGIPGWDRIAGYYYQDSIISGFSHTHLTGTGAGDLYDILVMPTNSRFSERIQENNHKPFSRFDHDQEGASPAYYWVDLLDYGIKAEMTATSRVGVHRYTFPNDKKTQIHVDLGYSLNWDKPTDTFIKVINDSILQGHRMSTGWARNQRLFFEMRFSKPFTSYEVYDDKKKDAPSNGIDHKIILNYETVENEQIVVKTGLSSVSSEAAGKAIDIEANADFDTIRKQAELVWENELQKIKVVSEDVNKKTIFYTMLFQSMLAPTLYSDSNGQYKAANDDQGNYREGVDTVAQAIGYNRYDTFSLWDTFRAAHPLYTLIQPDKVPDMVKSLLAHYQETGVLPVWSMQGSETNMMIGYHAVPVIVDAYFKGYEFDVSLAYRACKESAMVDERQIDRYKEKGYVPVDEHHENWSVSKTLEYAFGDWCIAMFAKDLGEQEDYEYFLARSQNWKNLYNEKNAWLQPKNAKGEFLTPFIPKAYTPYFCESNAWHYYWSVQQDIPGLINATGGMERFEQKLDSMFSYAALPEDELPIFSTGMIGQYAHGNEPSHHVAYLYNYVGKPHKTQELVKKIREEQYKNQPDGHCGNEDCGQMSSWYILSALGLYPVNAAQGIYDFGSPLFEKASIRVLDDKVFTIEAKNFGEGNMYVKSITLNGETLNRWFIKHQEIMQGGTLVFEMSDTPAVVDVSATEFPDPNKIYR from the coding sequence ATGAGGCTTTATTCTTTTTTATTATTGATTTTGGTACTGGTGATTGGTTGTGTGACACCAGCAGAAAAAGAAGCTTTAGACGAAAAACTGACGCGATATGTAAATCCGTTTATAGGAACAGACGGACCTGGGAATACCTACCCAGGGGCCACCATGCCCTATGGTATGGTACAGTTGAGTCCTGATATCGGCATACCGGGTTGGGACAGAATCGCCGGATATTACTACCAAGACTCCATCATATCAGGTTTTTCGCACACCCACCTTACCGGTACCGGGGCCGGAGATTTGTACGATATCTTGGTAATGCCCACCAATAGCAGGTTTTCTGAACGGATCCAAGAGAATAACCACAAGCCTTTTTCCCGTTTTGATCATGATCAAGAAGGAGCATCCCCGGCATATTACTGGGTAGATTTATTGGATTATGGCATTAAGGCCGAAATGACGGCGACCAGCAGGGTCGGGGTACATCGCTATACCTTTCCAAATGACAAGAAGACCCAGATCCATGTTGATTTGGGCTATTCCCTCAATTGGGACAAACCCACTGATACGTTTATCAAGGTAATCAATGATTCAATATTACAGGGGCATCGCATGTCAACAGGCTGGGCAAGAAATCAAAGGCTCTTTTTTGAAATGCGCTTCTCAAAGCCCTTCACATCTTATGAGGTATATGATGACAAGAAAAAAGATGCGCCATCGAATGGCATCGACCACAAAATAATCTTGAACTATGAAACCGTTGAAAACGAACAGATTGTTGTAAAAACGGGATTGTCATCGGTAAGTTCAGAAGCAGCGGGAAAAGCGATCGACATAGAGGCAAACGCTGATTTTGATACCATCAGAAAGCAGGCCGAGCTTGTTTGGGAAAATGAACTGCAAAAAATCAAAGTAGTCTCTGAAGATGTGAACAAGAAAACCATCTTTTATACCATGTTGTTCCAATCGATGCTGGCCCCAACGTTGTACAGTGACAGTAATGGGCAGTACAAAGCGGCAAATGACGACCAAGGAAATTATAGAGAAGGTGTGGATACCGTTGCCCAGGCAATCGGTTACAATCGTTACGATACCTTCTCACTTTGGGATACCTTTAGGGCGGCCCACCCCCTATATACCCTCATTCAGCCCGACAAGGTGCCCGATATGGTCAAATCCCTTTTGGCACATTATCAAGAAACGGGGGTGCTTCCCGTGTGGTCGATGCAGGGCAGTGAAACAAACATGATGATCGGTTATCATGCCGTTCCCGTTATCGTCGATGCTTATTTCAAAGGATATGAATTTGATGTTTCACTTGCGTATAGGGCCTGTAAAGAAAGTGCCATGGTAGATGAACGTCAAATCGATAGGTATAAAGAAAAAGGGTATGTTCCCGTCGATGAACACCACGAAAACTGGTCTGTCTCCAAAACCTTGGAGTACGCCTTCGGCGATTGGTGCATTGCCATGTTCGCCAAAGATCTGGGTGAGCAAGAAGACTATGAGTATTTTTTGGCACGTTCCCAAAACTGGAAAAATCTGTACAACGAAAAAAATGCATGGCTGCAGCCCAAGAATGCAAAGGGAGAGTTTTTGACACCTTTCATTCCAAAAGCATACACCCCTTATTTCTGTGAGAGCAATGCATGGCACTACTATTGGTCGGTGCAGCAAGATATTCCGGGACTGATCAACGCCACTGGCGGTATGGAAAGGTTTGAGCAAAAGCTTGATTCTATGTTCTCATATGCTGCGCTCCCTGAAGATGAATTGCCTATTTTCAGTACGGGAATGATAGGTCAATATGCCCATGGCAATGAACCCAGTCATCACGTTGCCTATTTGTACAACTATGTGGGAAAACCCCATAAGACCCAAGAGCTTGTCAAAAAAATCAGGGAAGAACAGTATAAAAACCAACCTGATGGGCATTGCGGCAATGAAGACTGTGGGCAAATGTCTTCTTGGTACATATTGAGTGCGTTGGGCCTATATCCTGTGAATGCAGCTCAGGGAATTTATGATTTCGGGAGTCCGTTGTTTGAAAAAGCAAGCATCCGAGTTCTTGACGACAAAGTTTTTACTATTGAAGCAAAGAATTTTGGGGAAGGCAATATGTATGTAAAAAGCATTACATTGAATGGAGAAACCTTGAACAGATGGTTCATCAAGCACCAAGAAATCATGCAGGGCGGAACCTTGGTGTTCGAAATGTCAGATACACCCGCAGTGGTCGATGTGTCGGCAACAGAGTTCCCCGATCCAAATAAAATATATAGGTGA
- a CDS encoding GH92 family glycosyl hydrolase translates to MRVKISKCSSVKAVFIAIFLVFAMSCTDQKTQNDGASAIEETSFLDYVNPLMGTDSEFSLSNGNTYPAIATPWGMNFWTPMTSKMGDGWTYKYDDHTIRGIKQTHQPSPWINDYAAFSLMAVTGDLKYKEEERASHFSHKAETVKPDYYSVYLADYDVVAEVTPTERAAHFRFTFPDSDSAYILLDAFFKGSMVKILPKQQKIVGYCRNNSGGVPENFHNYFVAEFDKPFEQVHTWGDEWQLNKNSTEDEGDHVGAIVGFKTKRGEAVHVKVASSFISPEQAQLNLDREIGDKSFKETRAAATEAWEKELGRMAVRTNNIDHLRTFYSCLYRVLLFPRKFYEFDEDGNIVHYSPYNGEVLPGYMFTDNGFWDTFRAVFPFFNMMYPELNGHIMQGLANTYKESGWLPEWASPGHRDCMIGSNSAPIIADAHLMGVTGFDEEILLDALIKNATVPDGRPVNSVGRAGLVYYNELGYVPYDVGIHENAARTLEYAYADFTIAQMAKSLGKDDLADAYYQKSLNYKKLFDPETNLMRGKNKDGSFQSPFNPLKWGDAFTEGNSLHYTWSVFHDVKGLIELMGGNEAFVGMLDGVFDMPPEYDDSYYGFTIHEIREMQIMNMGNYAHGNQPIQHMIYLYNYAKQPWKTQEKVREVLTKLYTPTPDGYCGDEDNGQTSAWYVFSALGFYPVAPATNQYVMGSPLFDEVKLYLENGNTFTIQAKNNGKNSPFIQSATLNGNDFNATWIGTETVQQGGVLSFEMGSTPNKDWGVAEGSEPYSLSNEK, encoded by the coding sequence ATGAGAGTGAAAATTTCGAAATGTAGCAGTGTTAAGGCGGTGTTTATAGCGATATTCTTGGTATTTGCAATGTCTTGTACCGACCAAAAGACACAAAACGACGGGGCAAGCGCCATTGAAGAAACCTCTTTTCTGGATTATGTAAACCCTCTAATGGGCACCGATTCAGAGTTCAGTTTATCGAATGGCAACACCTATCCAGCGATTGCCACTCCCTGGGGCATGAACTTTTGGACGCCCATGACCTCAAAAATGGGCGATGGCTGGACCTACAAATATGATGACCATACCATTCGCGGAATCAAGCAGACGCACCAGCCCAGCCCATGGATCAATGACTATGCCGCTTTTTCCCTCATGGCCGTGACCGGTGACCTGAAATATAAAGAAGAAGAACGGGCCTCGCATTTTTCGCATAAGGCAGAGACCGTGAAACCTGATTATTACAGTGTCTATTTGGCAGATTACGATGTGGTCGCTGAGGTGACCCCCACAGAAAGGGCCGCCCATTTTCGGTTTACCTTTCCTGATAGCGATAGTGCCTATATTCTTTTGGATGCCTTTTTTAAGGGTTCTATGGTAAAAATTTTGCCCAAACAGCAAAAGATTGTGGGGTACTGTAGAAACAACAGTGGCGGGGTTCCTGAAAATTTCCACAACTATTTTGTGGCCGAGTTTGACAAGCCTTTTGAACAGGTACATACTTGGGGCGATGAGTGGCAATTGAACAAAAATTCTACTGAAGATGAAGGCGACCATGTAGGGGCAATCGTCGGGTTCAAGACCAAGAGGGGCGAAGCGGTACATGTCAAGGTAGCTTCCTCCTTTATCAGCCCAGAACAGGCACAATTGAACCTCGATAGGGAAATAGGGGACAAGAGTTTCAAAGAGACCAGGGCAGCGGCGACAGAAGCCTGGGAAAAAGAGTTGGGCAGAATGGCCGTACGTACAAACAACATAGACCATCTGCGAACATTCTATTCTTGTCTATATAGGGTGCTGTTGTTTCCAAGAAAATTCTATGAATTTGATGAAGATGGAAACATTGTCCACTACAGTCCGTATAACGGGGAGGTATTACCAGGATATATGTTTACCGACAACGGATTTTGGGATACGTTTCGAGCGGTGTTTCCATTCTTCAATATGATGTACCCCGAACTGAACGGTCATATCATGCAAGGCTTGGCAAACACGTACAAAGAATCGGGGTGGTTGCCCGAATGGGCCAGCCCTGGACATAGAGATTGCATGATCGGCTCAAATTCTGCCCCGATAATTGCAGATGCGCACCTTATGGGTGTTACGGGGTTTGATGAAGAAATTTTGTTGGATGCCCTCATAAAAAATGCAACAGTACCTGACGGAAGGCCAGTGAACAGCGTTGGAAGAGCAGGGCTGGTGTATTACAATGAGCTGGGATATGTTCCGTATGATGTGGGAATTCACGAAAATGCGGCAAGGACCTTAGAATATGCCTATGCAGATTTCACCATCGCACAAATGGCAAAATCACTGGGGAAAGACGATTTGGCCGACGCTTACTATCAAAAATCGTTGAACTATAAAAAATTGTTCGACCCAGAGACAAATCTTATGAGGGGCAAAAACAAGGATGGTTCCTTTCAATCCCCTTTCAATCCATTGAAGTGGGGCGATGCCTTTACCGAAGGCAATAGTTTGCATTACACATGGTCTGTTTTTCATGATGTGAAAGGCCTTATTGAACTCATGGGCGGTAATGAAGCATTTGTGGGGATGTTGGATGGTGTCTTTGACATGCCTCCCGAATATGACGATTCGTATTACGGGTTCACCATTCATGAAATCAGGGAAATGCAGATCATGAACATGGGCAACTATGCCCACGGCAACCAGCCCATACAGCACATGATCTATCTATACAATTATGCGAAGCAACCGTGGAAGACCCAAGAGAAAGTACGCGAGGTATTGACCAAGCTGTACACCCCTACGCCCGACGGGTATTGTGGTGACGAAGACAATGGCCAAACATCGGCATGGTATGTCTTCAGTGCACTGGGGTTTTATCCTGTCGCTCCTGCCACCAATCAATATGTCATGGGCAGCCCCCTTTTTGATGAAGTAAAGCTGTATTTGGAAAATGGGAACACATTTACCATTCAGGCCAAGAATAATGGCAAGAACAGTCCCTTTATTCAAAGTGCAACCTTGAACGGAAACGATTTCAATGCTACGTGGATCGGTACTGAAACCGTTCAGCAAGGCGGCGTGCTGTCTTTTGAAATGGGTTCAACACCCAATAAAGATTGGGGTGTGGCAGAAGGTTCAGAACCGTATTCCTTATCGAATGAAAAATAA
- a CDS encoding GH92 family glycosyl hydrolase: protein MKNNVAVLFCLLAISVLAQKKPVDYVNPFIGTSNFGTTNPGPIAVRGMANVAPFNVAGPQNLPYEKDSRWWSTPYTSDNGFLTGFSHVNLSGVGCPELGVILAMPTTGEIITDHIDYGSTYSDEVSKVGYYSNTLDKYGIKVETTATTRVGVSNYSFPAGEANILLNLGLGLTNEQGAQVKVVSPTEIEGIRTVGSFCYYKPEEAYPVYFVARFSKAADDFGVWKKPTTYRGEEAQWMTYNGKTRLMKGYAKEVVGDSIGAYMTYDFKVPTQVEMKVGVSYVSIENARKNLEMETADRSFHQILSETKEEWNQYLSRIEVEGGSEDEKTIFYTALYHTLIHPNTLNDVNGEYPKMRTRETLKTDGTRYTVFSLWDTYRNLHQLMSLVYPKQQSNMVNSMLRIYDESGWLPKWELNATETTTMVGDPAGIIIADTYLRGIQDFDVEKAYRAMKKSADQLKQNPLRPGIEDYIEKGYLTTKTTNSGSVSTTQEYNISDFAIAQLAKVLGKKEDHKRFSKRAISYRKLFDKEFNLLRPKNDDGSWLTPYNPETGANFVKNLGFIEGNAWQYTFMVAHDVEGLIKLMGGPRPFSKRLQDVFDNDQFDMANEPDIGYPYLFNYVKGEEWRTVEKVSELLKTYFKNAPDGLPGNDDTGTMSAWAVFSMMGVYPVSPAEPIYALTIPTFDKITIHLDAEYHKNDKIEIIGNGKQGNENKAEILLDGKKLKKPFVTHQQLIKSKQLEFRYN, encoded by the coding sequence ATGAAAAATAACGTTGCAGTACTTTTTTGCCTTTTGGCGATAAGCGTCTTGGCCCAGAAAAAACCGGTCGATTATGTCAATCCCTTTATAGGTACCTCCAACTTTGGTACAACCAATCCTGGGCCGATAGCGGTTCGGGGCATGGCCAATGTGGCCCCTTTCAATGTGGCGGGCCCCCAGAACCTGCCTTATGAGAAAGATAGTCGATGGTGGTCCACTCCCTATACTTCTGATAATGGGTTTTTAACCGGTTTCAGCCATGTGAACCTCAGTGGGGTCGGCTGTCCTGAATTGGGCGTTATTTTGGCCATGCCCACCACAGGTGAAATCATTACCGACCATATCGATTACGGTTCTACCTATTCCGATGAGGTGTCAAAAGTCGGTTATTATTCCAATACGCTTGACAAGTACGGTATCAAAGTAGAAACGACTGCCACTACAAGAGTGGGGGTCAGCAACTATTCATTTCCTGCCGGTGAAGCAAATATTTTGTTGAATTTGGGTCTGGGTCTCACCAATGAGCAGGGTGCCCAGGTAAAGGTCGTCTCCCCAACAGAGATTGAGGGTATACGAACCGTCGGTTCTTTTTGTTACTACAAACCCGAAGAAGCATATCCGGTTTATTTTGTGGCCCGTTTTTCAAAAGCTGCCGATGACTTCGGTGTCTGGAAAAAACCAACGACCTATCGCGGGGAAGAAGCCCAATGGATGACCTATAACGGCAAGACCCGATTGATGAAGGGCTATGCCAAAGAAGTGGTCGGCGACAGTATTGGGGCCTATATGACCTATGATTTCAAGGTGCCGACCCAAGTCGAGATGAAAGTGGGTGTTTCTTATGTCAGCATTGAAAACGCCAGAAAGAATCTGGAGATGGAGACTGCAGATAGATCGTTTCATCAGATTTTGTCAGAAACCAAAGAGGAATGGAATCAGTACCTATCGAGAATTGAGGTGGAAGGGGGTTCAGAAGATGAGAAGACCATCTTCTATACCGCTTTGTACCATACGTTGATCCATCCGAATACCTTGAATGATGTCAATGGTGAATACCCAAAGATGCGCACACGCGAAACCTTGAAAACCGATGGTACGCGTTATACCGTCTTTTCCCTTTGGGATACTTACAGAAATTTGCACCAGTTGATGAGTTTGGTATATCCAAAACAACAATCGAACATGGTCAACAGCATGTTGCGCATATACGATGAATCGGGTTGGTTGCCAAAATGGGAATTGAACGCTACCGAAACCACCACCATGGTAGGTGACCCGGCGGGTATCATCATCGCAGACACCTATTTGCGCGGTATTCAAGATTTTGATGTAGAAAAGGCGTACAGGGCCATGAAAAAGAGCGCCGATCAGCTAAAGCAGAATCCGTTGCGGCCGGGTATCGAAGATTATATTGAAAAGGGATATCTAACCACAAAGACCACGAACAGTGGATCGGTTTCGACAACACAAGAATACAACATCTCTGATTTTGCCATTGCACAATTGGCCAAAGTGTTGGGCAAAAAAGAAGATCATAAACGATTTTCAAAACGCGCCATATCGTATCGGAAACTGTTTGACAAAGAATTCAACTTGCTGAGGCCCAAAAACGATGATGGCAGTTGGCTTACACCCTACAATCCGGAGACGGGGGCCAATTTTGTCAAAAACCTTGGTTTTATTGAAGGTAATGCTTGGCAATATACCTTTATGGTGGCCCATGATGTAGAGGGATTGATAAAACTGATGGGTGGCCCAAGACCGTTTTCGAAACGTTTACAAGATGTATTTGACAATGACCAGTTCGATATGGCCAATGAACCTGATATTGGTTATCCCTATCTGTTCAACTACGTAAAAGGGGAAGAATGGCGTACCGTTGAAAAAGTTTCGGAACTGTTGAAGACCTATTTTAAAAATGCCCCAGATGGGCTTCCAGGAAACGATGATACGGGTACCATGAGCGCTTGGGCCGTTTTTTCGATGATGGGGGTGTATCCCGTGAGTCCGGCAGAGCCTATATATGCTTTGACCATACCGACTTTTGATAAGATCACCATTCATTTAGACGCTGAATACCATAAGAATGATAAAATTGAAATTATTGGAAATGGAAAGCAGGGCAATGAAAACAAAGCGGAAATTTTATTGGATGGAAAGAAACTAAAGAAACCCTTTGTCACCCATCAACAACTGATCAAGTCAAAGCAACTGGAGTTTAGATATAACTGA
- a CDS encoding GMC family oxidoreductase — translation MQIIENSTVYDAIIVGSGAGGGMATKVLADAGLKVAVVEAGPFFDPADQEQRTQLRWPWESPRRGANTIRPFGDFDAAYGGWEIEGEPYTHKDGTKFDWFRSHMLGGRTNHWGRISLRFGPTDFKHKDVDGYGENWPIGYDDVKPYYDRVDKLIGVFGTNEGLPNDPDGFFLPPPKPRLHELFYIKGARKTGVPVYPARMSMLTKKINNERGVCFYCGQCGRACQVYADFSAGTCLIFPAQKSRGQVDLFVNCVVREVTTDEEGRATGVSYINKEDRKEYKLKGKVVILGASACSTARILLNSKSAQHPNGLGNSSDHVGKYLHDSTGADRMAFVPDLMNRKVSYNEDGVGGMHVYSPWWGDNSKLDFPRGYHIEIGGGMGMPSYGFGFNVNEFNKFFGTKVGGYGDMLRSDAKKYYGAIIGLSGRGESIARKDNYCEIDPTTVDEWGIPVLRFHYKWSDLERNQARHMHNTFEELLANLGGEVLGSKPGKEADYGLHTPGRIIHEVGTTRMGDDPKTSVTNRFQQLHDVDNVFVVDAGPFVSQADKNCTWTILALSWRASDHIVDQLKKQNI, via the coding sequence ATGCAAATAATTGAAAATTCAACCGTATATGATGCCATCATCGTAGGGTCAGGTGCTGGTGGAGGTATGGCCACCAAGGTGTTGGCCGATGCCGGTCTTAAAGTGGCCGTGGTGGAGGCAGGTCCGTTTTTTGATCCAGCCGACCAAGAGCAACGCACCCAGCTGCGTTGGCCATGGGAGTCGCCACGGCGGGGTGCCAATACCATAAGGCCCTTTGGTGATTTTGATGCCGCCTATGGCGGATGGGAAATCGAAGGCGAGCCCTATACCCATAAAGATGGAACCAAATTTGATTGGTTCAGATCCCATATGCTGGGGGGGCGTACCAATCACTGGGGGCGTATCTCATTACGTTTTGGCCCCACTGATTTCAAGCATAAAGACGTCGATGGCTATGGTGAAAATTGGCCCATCGGTTATGATGATGTAAAACCCTATTACGATCGGGTCGATAAATTGATCGGGGTGTTCGGTACCAATGAAGGGCTTCCAAACGATCCCGACGGTTTTTTTCTTCCTCCCCCAAAACCACGGTTACACGAGCTTTTCTATATAAAGGGGGCACGAAAAACAGGCGTGCCCGTTTATCCGGCAAGAATGTCGATGCTTACCAAAAAAATCAACAACGAACGTGGCGTTTGTTTCTACTGTGGGCAGTGTGGCAGGGCCTGTCAGGTATATGCCGATTTCTCGGCTGGGACCTGTTTGATATTTCCGGCGCAGAAAAGCCGTGGGCAAGTAGATCTTTTTGTGAACTGCGTGGTACGAGAAGTGACAACTGATGAAGAAGGCCGTGCAACCGGGGTCTCATATATTAACAAAGAAGATAGAAAAGAGTACAAGCTCAAGGGCAAAGTGGTTATTTTGGGAGCTTCGGCCTGTAGTACGGCGAGAATACTTTTGAACTCGAAGAGCGCCCAACATCCGAACGGTTTGGGCAACAGTAGTGACCATGTTGGCAAGTACCTGCATGACTCAACGGGTGCCGACCGTATGGCATTCGTGCCCGATTTGATGAACCGTAAGGTATCGTACAACGAAGATGGTGTCGGTGGTATGCACGTGTATTCACCCTGGTGGGGCGACAACTCAAAACTTGATTTTCCGCGTGGTTATCATATAGAAATAGGAGGGGGCATGGGCATGCCCAGTTACGGCTTTGGTTTCAACGTAAACGAGTTCAACAAATTCTTCGGTACCAAGGTCGGAGGTTATGGCGATATGCTCAGAAGTGATGCCAAGAAGTATTATGGGGCCATTATCGGACTGAGCGGTAGGGGCGAATCGATTGCCAGAAAAGACAATTATTGTGAAATAGACCCAACTACTGTCGATGAATGGGGCATACCCGTTTTGCGATTTCACTACAAATGGTCAGATTTGGAACGCAACCAAGCCCGTCATATGCACAATACCTTTGAGGAACTATTGGCCAATCTAGGGGGTGAGGTATTGGGCAGCAAGCCCGGCAAAGAAGCCGATTATGGGTTGCACACACCTGGCCGTATCATTCACGAAGTGGGCACCACCCGTATGGGAGATGACCCCAAAACCTCGGTCACCAATAGGTTTCAACAATTACACGATGTGGATAATGTGTTCGTGGTCGATGCAGGGCCCTTTGTCTCACAAGCCGATAAAAATTGTACATGGACGATTTTGGCCCTTTCATGGAGGGCTTCCGATCATATCGTGGATCAATTGAAAAAACAAAATATCTAA
- a CDS encoding gluconate 2-dehydrogenase subunit 3 family protein, whose protein sequence is MDRRKSIKSIVLGSVAGGLAVHGCKPESKASEQEVVEELYVPWRTPRENKLVAELNGEQFFNEHEWATMTVLCDLVLPRSEQYKSASDAEVVPFIEFMAKDIPEMQVDLRGGLMWLDHKSNTEFNTEFKSATEEQQKIILDGIAYYDPEVPESDRPFEVNFFSLVRNLTVTGFYTSKIGMEELGYKGNMPNVWNGVPEDVLKQHGVSYDEDWLAKCVDQSKRGIIAEWDDEGNLIT, encoded by the coding sequence ATGGATAGAAGAAAAAGTATCAAATCGATTGTTTTGGGATCGGTGGCCGGTGGGTTGGCCGTTCATGGCTGTAAACCTGAAAGTAAGGCTTCTGAACAAGAAGTGGTCGAAGAGCTATACGTTCCTTGGCGAACACCAAGAGAGAACAAGCTGGTGGCCGAACTTAATGGAGAACAGTTCTTTAACGAACATGAGTGGGCGACCATGACCGTTCTCTGTGACTTGGTGCTGCCGCGAAGTGAGCAATATAAAAGTGCCTCTGATGCTGAAGTGGTACCGTTCATTGAGTTTATGGCAAAAGATATTCCTGAGATGCAGGTCGACCTTAGGGGTGGGCTCATGTGGCTCGACCACAAAAGCAATACCGAGTTCAATACCGAGTTCAAGTCAGCGACCGAAGAGCAGCAAAAGATCATTTTAGATGGTATCGCCTACTATGATCCAGAGGTGCCCGAAAGTGACCGTCCATTTGAGGTTAACTTTTTTTCACTGGTCAGAAACTTGACCGTGACCGGTTTTTATACCTCAAAGATCGGAATGGAAGAGTTAGGCTATAAAGGCAACATGCCCAATGTGTGGAATGGGGTGCCCGAAGATGTACTGAAACAGCACGGCGTTTCGTATGATGAGGACTGGTTGGCCAAGTGCGTTGACCAAAGCAAACGCGGTATCATTGCCGAATGGGATGATGAAGGTAATTTAATTACCTAG